Proteins from a single region of Strix aluco isolate bStrAlu1 chromosome 5, bStrAlu1.hap1, whole genome shotgun sequence:
- the MEST gene encoding mesoderm-specific transcript homolog protein, with amino-acid sequence MKELWVQVGLLSVPLLAVYLHIPPPKLSPALLSWRSSGGYFTYKDQNIFYRDSTGAVGSSDIVILLHGFPTSSYDWCKIWEGLTQRFHRVIALDFVGFGFSDKPRPHRYSIFEQASIVEGLVHHLGLRHQRINLLSHDYGDTVAQELLHRYEHNKTGSILINSLCLSNGGIFPETHYPRFIQKILKDGGLLSPVITRLMNFFFFSRGLGAVFGPYTQPSQAEYWDMWTVVRTNDGNLVVDSILQYINQRKKHRDRWVGALMSTSVPLHLIYGPLDPVNPHPEFLQLYKKVLPTSTVSVLDDHISHYPQLEDPTGFLNAYLNFINSF; translated from the exons ATGAAGGAGTTGTGGGTGCAGGTGGGGCTGCTGAGCGTGCCCCTTCTCGCCGTCTACCTGCACATCCCACCCCCCAagctctccccagctctcctctcctGGAGGTCCTCCGGAGGCTACTTCACCTACAAGGACCAGAACATCTTCTACAGAG ATTCAACCGGTGCTGTTGGCAGCTCCGACATTGTCATCCTCCTACACGGCTTCCCAACCTCCAGCTACGACTGGTGCAAG ATCTGGGAAGGGCTGACCCAGCGGTTTCACCGGGTGATTGCTCTGGATTTTGTAGGATTTGGTTTCAGTGACAAGCCT AGGCCCCACCGCTACTCCATCTTTGAGCAAGCCAGCATCGTTGAGGGGCTGGTGCATCACCTCGGCCTCCGCCACCAGAGGATTAATCTCCTGTCCCACGATTACGGGGATACGGTCgcacaggagctgctgcacag GTATGAGCACAATAAAACTGGAAGCATCTTGATCAACAGCCTATGTTTATCCAATGGAG GGATTTTCCCCGAAACGCACTACCCCCGGTTCATCCAGAAG ATCCTCAAGGATGGGGGTTTGCTGTCCCCTGTCATCACGCGGCTGAtgaacttctttttcttctccagagg gcttggGGCTGTCTTTGGGCCCTACACGCAGCCTTCGCAGGCAGAGTACTGGGACATGTGGACAGTGGTGCGGACCAACGACGGCAATCTCGTTGTTGACAG tattttgcAGTACATAAACcagagaaagaagcacagagacCGCTGGGTTGGGGCTTTGATGTCCACCTCTGTCCCAT TGCATCTGATCTACGGGCCCCTGGACCCTGTGAATCCACACCCAGAGTTTCTTCAGCTTTACAA GAAGGTGCTTCCCACGTCCACGGTATCTGTGCTGGACGACCACATTAGCCACTATCCACAGCTGGAGGATCCGACAGGCTTCCTGAATGCGTATCTGAACTTTATCAACTCCttctga
- the CEP41 gene encoding centrosomal protein of 41 kDa isoform X1 gives MSSRRSIGNPEYLTRRIPQNPRYQHIKTRLDTGNSLTKYTEKLEEIKRNYRYKKDELFKRLKVTTFAQLVIQVASLSDETLEVTNEEIHKLEDGDSAAPDADAEVTAGTNGKGSPDGTPSPVLFINNTGAGESYRSTLQSVISGVGELDIEKDTPKKVDTQTKDMPYPDCPFLLLDVRDRDAYDQCHIIGAYSYPIATLSRTMNPYTNSILEYKNAHGKIIILYDNDERLASQAATTMCERGFENLFMLSGGLKVLAQKIPEGLITGSFPVSCQVAAPTGSARKKASPKVPPARAENKWRFSADDLQKIKYYLEEERIPSDTASRLSRGSSGRDSKVTTVRSSPSTAGNVGSLTARSLSRSSFQNRPWK, from the exons ATGTCGAGCAGGAGGAGTATCGGGAACCCGGAG tatttaacCAGGCGCATCCCTCAGAATCCCAGATACCAACATATAAAAACCCGCCTTGATACTG GAAACAGTTTAACAAAATACACTGAGAAATTGGAAGAGATCAAAAGAA attACAGATATAAAAAGGATGAGCTGTTTAAAAGGCTGAAAGTGACTACTTTTGCCCAGCTG GTCATCCAGGTTGCCTCTCTATCTGATGAAACCTTAGAAGTGACAAATGAGGAGATCCACAAGCTGGAAG ATGGTGATTCTGCTGCTCCAGATGCAGATGCTGAAGTCACAGCAGGGACAAACGGGAAAGGAAGCCCCGATGGGACACCTAGTCCAGTCCTGTTCATAAACAACACAGGAGCTGGGGAATCCTATCGGTCCACTCTGCAGAG TGTGATAAGTGGCGTTGGTGAACTGGATATAGAAAAGGACACTCCAAAAAAAGTGGACACTCAGACTAAAGACATGCCTTATCCCGACTGCCCCTTCCTGCTTTTGGATGTACGAGACCGGGATGCGTACGACCAGTGTCACATTATTGGAG cTTATTCCTACCCTATTGCAACGCTGTCTAGAACCATGAACCCATATACAAATAGTATTCTGGAATAT AAAAATGCACATGGAAAAATTATCATTTTGTATGACAATGATGAGAGGTTAGCGAGCCAGGCTGCGACAACCATGTGTGAGAGGGGCTTTGAGAATTTGTTCATGTTATCTGGAG GCCTGAAGGTCCTTGCACAGAAGATCCCAGAAGGTCTGATCACCGGCTCATTCCCCGTGTCCTGCCAGGTGGCAGCTCCCACTGGATCTGCCCGTAAAAAGGCCTCTCCCAAAGTGCCACCTGCACGTGCTGAAAATAAATGGAGATTTTCTGCAGATGATCTACAAAAGATAAAGTACTACCTGGAAGAGGAACGCATTCCTTCAGACACTGCCA gccGTCTCAGCCGTGGTTCTTCAGGCCGCGATTCCAAGGTGACAACCgtgaggagcagccccagcaccgctgGCAACGTGGGATCCCTCACTGCCCGCTCGCTCAGCAGGAGCAGCTTCCAGAACAGGCCGTGGAAATAA
- the CEP41 gene encoding centrosomal protein of 41 kDa isoform X2: MSSRRSIGNPEYLTRRIPQNPRYQHIKTRLDTGNSLTKYTEKLEEIKRNYRYKKDELFKRLKVTTFAQLVIQVASLSDETLEVTNEEIHKLEDGDSAAPDADAEVTAGTNGKGSPDGTPSPVLFINNTGAGESYRSTLQSVISGVGELDIEKDTPKKVDTQTKDMPYPDCPFLLLDVRDRDAYDQCHIIGGLKVLAQKIPEGLITGSFPVSCQVAAPTGSARKKASPKVPPARAENKWRFSADDLQKIKYYLEEERIPSDTASRLSRGSSGRDSKVTTVRSSPSTAGNVGSLTARSLSRSSFQNRPWK; this comes from the exons ATGTCGAGCAGGAGGAGTATCGGGAACCCGGAG tatttaacCAGGCGCATCCCTCAGAATCCCAGATACCAACATATAAAAACCCGCCTTGATACTG GAAACAGTTTAACAAAATACACTGAGAAATTGGAAGAGATCAAAAGAA attACAGATATAAAAAGGATGAGCTGTTTAAAAGGCTGAAAGTGACTACTTTTGCCCAGCTG GTCATCCAGGTTGCCTCTCTATCTGATGAAACCTTAGAAGTGACAAATGAGGAGATCCACAAGCTGGAAG ATGGTGATTCTGCTGCTCCAGATGCAGATGCTGAAGTCACAGCAGGGACAAACGGGAAAGGAAGCCCCGATGGGACACCTAGTCCAGTCCTGTTCATAAACAACACAGGAGCTGGGGAATCCTATCGGTCCACTCTGCAGAG TGTGATAAGTGGCGTTGGTGAACTGGATATAGAAAAGGACACTCCAAAAAAAGTGGACACTCAGACTAAAGACATGCCTTATCCCGACTGCCCCTTCCTGCTTTTGGATGTACGAGACCGGGATGCGTACGACCAGTGTCACATTATTGGAG GCCTGAAGGTCCTTGCACAGAAGATCCCAGAAGGTCTGATCACCGGCTCATTCCCCGTGTCCTGCCAGGTGGCAGCTCCCACTGGATCTGCCCGTAAAAAGGCCTCTCCCAAAGTGCCACCTGCACGTGCTGAAAATAAATGGAGATTTTCTGCAGATGATCTACAAAAGATAAAGTACTACCTGGAAGAGGAACGCATTCCTTCAGACACTGCCA gccGTCTCAGCCGTGGTTCTTCAGGCCGCGATTCCAAGGTGACAACCgtgaggagcagccccagcaccgctgGCAACGTGGGATCCCTCACTGCCCGCTCGCTCAGCAGGAGCAGCTTCCAGAACAGGCCGTGGAAATAA
- the LOC141924075 gene encoding carboxypeptidase A1-like gives MRGLVLLAALVAAAAGTETFVGHQVLRIIPTSDEELQKVQELQDLEELQLDFWLAPRGLGHPVDVRVPFPSLQPLKAHLEANGVSYSIMIEDVQELLDQEQMEMLRGRRQMPVTTNTFNYASYHTLDEIYTFMDLLVAENPNLVSKLEIGRSTENRPLYVLKFSKGGTNRPAVWIDTGIHSREWVTQASGVWFAKQIVLDHENDEGLASVLDKMDIFLEIVTNPDGFAFTQTQNRMWRKTRSKQSGSACIGVDPNRNWDAGFGGPGASGNPCSETYHGPYANSEPEVKAIVDFVKNHGNIKAFVSIHSYSQLLLYPYGYTRTPVPDQKELHEVSAKAVAALSSLYGTNYKYGSIITTIYQASGGTIDWTYNQGIKYSFTFELRDTGRYGFLLPAKQIVPTAQETWLALKVIMLHARDHLN, from the exons ATGAGGGGCCTCGTGTTGTTGGCTGCGCTGGTGGCAGCAGCCGCTGGCACCGAGACTTTTGTTGG GCACCAGGTGCTGCGCATCATCCCCACCAGCGATGAGGAGCTGCAGAaggtgcaggagctgcaggacctCGAGGAGCTGCAG ctggaTTTCTGGCTGGCACCCCGTGGCCTCGGGCACCCGGTCGATGTCCGCGTGCCCTTCCCCAGCCTACAGCCCCTCAAAGCCCACCTGGAGGCCAACGGCGTCTCCTACTCCATCATGATCGAGGATGTGCAG GAACTGCTGGAccaggagcagatggagatgctTCGTGGCCGGCGCCAGATGCCAGTCACCACCAACACCTTCAACTATGCCTCCTACCATACCCTGGATGAG ATCTACACCTTCATGGACCTGCTGGTGGCTGAAAACCCCAACCTGGTCAGCAAGCTGGAGATCGGTCGGTCGACGGAGAACCGCCCCCTCTACGTGCTCAAG TTCAGCAAAGGGGGTACGAACCGTCCGGCCGTCTGGATCGACACCGGCATCCACTCCCGCGAATGGGTGACGCAGGCCAGCGGGGTCTGGTTCGCCAAGCAG ATTGTCCTGGATCATGAGAATGATGAAGGTCTGGCCTCTGTCCTGGACAAGATGGACATCTTCCTGGAGATTGTTACCAACCCCGACGGCTTTGCCTTCACCCAAACCCAG AATCGCATGTGGCGCAAGACCAGGTCCAAGCAATCGGGCTCTGCTTGCATCGGTGTGGACCCCAACCGCAACTGGGATGCAGGTTTTGGAG GGCCTGGGGCCAGTGGAAACCCCTGCTCGGAGACGTACCACGGACCCTACGCCAACTCGGAGCCCGAGGTGAAGGCCATCGTGGACTTTGTGAAGAACCACGGGAACATCAAGGCTTTTGTCTCCATCCACAGCTACTCCCAACTCCTGCTCTACCCCTACGGCTACACCAGGACTCCAGTGCCTGACCAGAAGGAACTG CATGAGGTTTCTGCAAAGGCGGTCGCagctctgtcttctctgtatGGCACTAACTACAAGTACGGCAGCATCATCACCACCATCT ATCAAGCGAGCGGAGGAACCATCGACTGGACATACAATCAGGGCATTAAGTACTCCTTCACCTTTGAGCTGCGGGACACGGGGCGTTACGGGTTCCTGCTCCCCGCCAAACAGATCGTCCCGACTGCCCAGGAGACGTGGTTGGCGCTGAAGGTCATCATGCTGCACGCGCGGGACCATCTGAATTAG